A region from the Pseudomonas sp. KU26590 genome encodes:
- a CDS encoding AP2/ERF family transcription factor, which translates to MPKRNNKRRRVSKLKANDYGIHLLVGIKGPRAWKVTIYRDGRTFNRLFSFSRYGGRDPARQAADACRDQLLLAHLPKLSRDIRQRIIATNTSGYPGVHYRCYTGIAYWVARTTLRNGSSVTKSFRVEHYGYERAKELAIRERERQLDGIGDYRSFKVVEGERRLMQLLVENPALEIAGA; encoded by the coding sequence GTGCCCAAGAGAAACAATAAAAGGCGCCGCGTCAGTAAGCTCAAAGCCAACGATTACGGTATCCACCTGTTGGTCGGCATCAAGGGCCCGCGTGCCTGGAAGGTGACCATCTACCGCGACGGCAGAACCTTCAACCGGCTGTTTTCCTTCTCCCGCTACGGCGGCCGAGACCCGGCACGCCAAGCCGCCGATGCCTGCCGTGACCAGTTGCTGCTGGCCCACTTGCCCAAGCTCAGCCGCGACATCCGTCAACGCATCATCGCCACCAACACCAGCGGCTATCCGGGGGTGCACTACCGCTGCTACACCGGCATCGCCTATTGGGTGGCGCGGACCACCCTGCGCAACGGCAGCAGTGTCACCAAGTCGTTCAGGGTCGAGCATTACGGCTACGAGCGGGCCAAGGAGCTGGCGATCCGCGAACGCGAACGGCAACTAGACGGGATTGGCGACTACCGGTCGTTCAAGGTGGTCGAGGGCGAACGGCGCCTGATGCAATTACTCGTGGAAAACCCGGCCCTGGAGATCGCCGGTGCATGA